In Agarivorans gilvus, one genomic interval encodes:
- the ubiK gene encoding ubiquinone biosynthesis accessory factor UbiK encodes MINPSKIEEIAKQVSELVPPGLKNVGDEFERKVKQVVQAKLSQLDVVNREDFEVQTQVLLRTRQKLAELEAKVAELEAKINQKD; translated from the coding sequence ATGATTAATCCGAGTAAGATTGAAGAAATAGCCAAACAAGTGAGCGAGCTGGTTCCTCCTGGCTTAAAAAATGTGGGCGATGAGTTTGAGCGCAAGGTGAAGCAAGTGGTGCAGGCCAAGCTGAGCCAACTCGATGTGGTTAACCGAGAAGACTTTGAGGTGCAAACTCAAGTACTGCTGCGCACTCGCCAAAAGCTCGCCGAATTAGAAGCCAAAGTGGCTGAGTTGGAAGCGAAGATTAATCAAAAAGATTAA